One region of Oryza sativa Japonica Group chromosome 10, ASM3414082v1 genomic DNA includes:
- the LOC4348554 gene encoding uncharacterized protein encodes MDLKDSLSKFKQQQERCQSSLASIAASTSKPKHRAQPVNAPSAPARPLQPIKFSNDTERLQHINSVRKSPIGAQIKLVIELLYKTRQAFTAEQINETTYVDIHGNKSVFDSLRNNPKVHYDGRRFSYKSKHDLKGKDQLLVLVRKYPEGLAVVEVKDAYPTVMEDLQALKAAGEVWLLSNMDSQEDIVYPNDPKAKIKVDDDLKQLFREMELPRDMVDIEKELQKNGIKPMTNTAKRRAAAQINGVQPKAKPKKKQREITRRTKLTNAHLPELFQNLNT; translated from the exons ATGGATCTCAAGGATAGCCTCTCCAAATTTAAGCAGCAGCAAGAGAGGTGCCAATCATCTTTGGCCAGCATAGCTGCATCGACCTCAAAACCAAAGCACAGGGCCCAACCGGTTAATGCTCCATCCGCTCCAGCAAGGCCACTACAACCTattaagttttcaaatgataCAGAAAGGCTACAACACATCAATTCAGTTAGGAAATCTCCTATTGGAGCACAGATCAAACTTGTCATTGAATTGCTGTACAAG ACAAGACAAGCTTTTACTGCGGAGCAAATAAATGAAACAACTTATGTTGATATCCATGGGAATAAGTCTGTCTTTGACAGTCTGAGGAACAATCCTAAAGTACATTATGATGGGAGACGTTTCTCTTACAAG TCCAAGCATGATTTGAAGGGAAAAGATCAACTACTTGTTTTGGTAAGAAAGTATCCGGAGGGTCTTGCTGTGGTGGAAGTCAAGGATGCGTACCCAACTGTAATGGAAGATTTGCAG GCACTGAAGGCAGCAGGTGAAGTTTGGCTGTTATCGAACATGGATTCCCAGGAGGACATTGTGTATCCTAACGACCCAAAGGCAAAGATCAAGGTCGACGATGACCTGAAGCAGCTCTTCCGGGAGATGGAGTTACCGCGGGACATGGTGGATATCGAGAAGGAGCTCCAGAAGAATGGCATCAAGCCCATGACCAACACAGCTAAACGGCGGGCTGCAGCACAGATCAATGGGGTGCAGCCCAAGGCTAAGCCTAAGAAGAAGCAGCGTGAGATCACACGCCGGACCAAGCTCACGAACGCCCATCTGCCTGAGCTGTTCCAGAACCTCAACACTTGA
- the LOC4348555 gene encoding delta(24)-sterol reductase: MADLQEPLVRPKRKKVLVDYLVKFRWILVIFVVLPISALIYFNIYLGDVWSAMKSEKRRQKEHDDNVQKVVKRLKQRNPKKDGLVCTARKPWIAVGMRNVDYKRARHFEVDLSAFRNILEIDRERMVAKVEPLVNMGQITRATCPMNLALAVVAELDDLTVGGLINGYGIEGSSHLYGLFSDTVVAVEVVLADGRVVRATKDNEYSDLFYGIPWSQGTLGFLVSAEIKLIPIKEYMRLTYTPVKGSLKEIAQGYCDSFAPRDGDPAKVPDFVEGMVYTENEGVMMTGVYASKEEAKKKGNKINCVGWWFKPWFYQHAQTALKKGEFVEYIPTREYYHRHTRCLYWEGKLILPFGDQFWFRFLLGWLMPPKVSLLKATQGESIRNYYHDNHVIQDMLVPLYKVGDALEFVHKEMEVYPLWLCPHRLYKLPVKTMVYPEPGFEHHHRQGDTSYAQMFTDVGVYYAPGAVLRGEEFNGALAVHRLEQWLIENHSYQPQYAVSELNEKDFWRMFDASHYEHCRQKYGAVGTFMSVYYKSKKGRKTEKEVQEAEAAILEPAYADEA; this comes from the exons ATGGCAGATCTGCAGGAGCCCCTCGTTCGTCCGAAGAGGAAGAAGGTTTTGGTGGACTACTTGGTAAAGTTCCGATGGATTCTGGTGATCTTTGTGGTGCTCCCCATTTCCGCTCTGATCTACTTCAATATCTATTTGGGCGATGTCTGGTCTGCCATGAAATCTGAGAAACGTCGCCAGAAGGAACATGATGACAATGTGCAAAAAGTTGTGAAGCGGCTCAAGCAGAGGAACCCAAAGAAGGATGGCCTTGTTTGCACAGCTAGGAAGCCCTGGATTGCTGTTGGCATGCGCAATGTAGACTACAAGCGTGCTAGGCATTTTGAGGTTGACCTTTCCGCCTTCAGGAACATTCTTGAGATTGACAGAGAGAGAATGGTTGCCAAGGTTGAGCCTCTTGTCAACATGGGCCAGATAACCAGAGCTACATGCCCAATGAACCTTGCCCTTGCAGTTGTTGCTGAGCTTGATGACCTTACTGTTGGGGGACTGATCAATGGGTATGGTATTGAAGGGAGCTCTCACCTCTATGGTCTTTTCTCTGACACTGTTGTCGCCGTGGAAGTTGTTCTTGCAGACGGTCGAGTTGTTAGAGCCACTAAGGATAATGAGTACTCTGACCTTTTCTATGGCATTCCCTGGTCCCAGGGAACACTTGGGTTTCTTGTTTCCGCTGAGATCAAACTCATTCCCATCAAGGAATACATGAGGCTCACATATACTCCAGTTAAAGGGTCACTGAAGGAGATAGCACAAGGTTATTGTGATTCGTTTGCACCACGAGATGGTGATCCTGCAAAGGTCCCAGACTTCGTTGAGGGAATGGTGTACACAGAAAATGAGGGTGTCATGATGACTGGTGTTTATGCTTCCAAAGAAGAGGCAAAGAAGAAGGGCAATAAGATCAACTGTGTCGGGTGGTGGTTCAAGCCTTGGTTTTACCAACATGCTCAGACAGCACTCAAGAAGGGTGAGTTTGTGGAGTACATTCCAACAAGAGAGTACTACCACCGTCACACCCGGTGTCTGTACTGGGAGGGGAAGCTGATCTTGCCATTCGGCGACCAATTCTGGTTCAGGTTCCTCTTGGGCTGGCTGATGCCACCAAAGGTGTCTCTGCTCAAGGCCACACAGGGTGAATCTATCAGGAATTACTACCATGACAACCATGTGATTCAAGACATGCTGGTTCCCTTGTACAAAGTTGGAGATGCTCTTGAGTTTGTTCACAAGGAAATGGAG GTTTATCCACTGTGGCTGTGCCCGCACCGGCTCTACAAGCTCCCTGTGAAAACCATGGTGTACCCAGAGCCTGGCTTTGAGCACCACCACAGGCAAGGTGACACTAGCTATGCCCAGATGTTCACCGATGTTGGTGTGTACTATGCTCCTGGTGCTGTCCTGAGGGGCGAGGAGTTCAATGGCGCTCTAGCTGTCCACAGGCTGGAGCAGTGGCTGATTGAGAACCACAGCTACCAGCCACAGTACGCTGTATCTGAGCTCAACGAGAAGGACTTCTGGAGGATGTTTGATGCTTCTCACTACGAGCATTGCCGCCAAAAGTATGGTGCCGTCGGTACCTTTATGAGCGTCTACTACAAGTCCAAGAAGGGAAGGAAGACTGAGAAGGAGGTGCAGGAAGCCGAGGCCGCCATCCTCGAGCCAGCCTACGCTGATGAGGCGTAA